In a single window of the Pandoraea pulmonicola genome:
- the htpX gene encoding zinc metalloprotease HtpX → MFNWMKTTLLMAAITALFMVVGGMIGGRQGMMLALAFALAMNFFSYWFSDKMVLRMYNAQQVDETSAPQFYNMVRELSQRAGLPMPKVYLINEDAPNAFATGRNPENAAVAATTGILRVLSDRELRGVMAHELAHVKHRDILISTISATMAGAISALANFAMFFGGRDENGRPANPIASIAVAILAPLAASLIQMAISRAREFEADRGGAEISGDPQALAMALDKIHRYAQGIPFAAAEQHPATAQMMIMNPLSGGAIANLFSTHPATEERIARLMEMARTGQYPV, encoded by the coding sequence ATGTTCAATTGGATGAAGACCACCCTGCTGATGGCGGCCATCACCGCGTTGTTCATGGTGGTCGGCGGCATGATCGGCGGCAGGCAGGGCATGATGCTCGCGCTGGCGTTCGCGCTCGCGATGAATTTCTTTTCGTACTGGTTCTCGGACAAGATGGTGCTGCGCATGTATAACGCGCAGCAAGTCGACGAGACGAGTGCGCCGCAGTTCTACAACATGGTGCGCGAGCTTTCGCAGCGTGCCGGGCTGCCGATGCCGAAGGTCTACCTCATCAACGAGGATGCGCCCAACGCGTTCGCGACCGGCCGCAATCCCGAGAATGCGGCCGTGGCTGCCACGACCGGCATCCTGCGCGTGCTCTCCGACCGTGAGCTGCGCGGCGTGATGGCGCACGAGCTGGCGCACGTGAAGCACCGCGACATCCTCATCTCGACGATTTCCGCCACCATGGCCGGTGCGATCTCCGCGCTCGCCAACTTCGCGATGTTCTTCGGTGGACGCGACGAGAACGGCCGCCCGGCGAACCCGATCGCAAGCATTGCCGTCGCGATTCTGGCGCCGCTGGCCGCGTCGCTGATCCAGATGGCGATCTCGCGCGCGCGCGAATTCGAGGCCGATCGTGGCGGCGCGGAAATCTCCGGCGACCCGCAAGCGCTCGCGATGGCGCTCGACAAGATTCACCGCTATGCGCAGGGCATTCCGTTCGCGGCGGCCGAGCAGCACCCGGCCACCGCGCAGATGATGATCATGAATCCGCTCTCCGGCGGCGCGATCGCCAATCTGTTCTCGACGCACCCGGCGACCGAAGAACGTATCGCGCGTCTGATGGAAATGGCGCGCACCGGCCAGTACCCGGTCTGA
- the def gene encoding peptide deformylase: MALLTILQYPDPRLHKIAKPVAEVDDRIRQLVKDMAETMYDAPGIGLAATQVDVHEQVIVMDLSETRDELRVFINPKLVWRSDEQKVYEEGCLSVPGIYDEVERADRVRVRALNEKGEEFELDADGLLAVCIQHEMDHLKGRVFVEYLSPLKRNRIKQKMKKQAVRA; encoded by the coding sequence ATGGCATTACTGACAATCCTTCAATATCCCGATCCGCGTCTGCACAAGATCGCCAAACCGGTGGCCGAAGTCGACGACCGGATCCGCCAGCTCGTCAAGGACATGGCCGAGACCATGTACGACGCGCCCGGCATCGGCCTTGCCGCCACGCAGGTCGACGTGCACGAGCAGGTCATCGTGATGGACCTCTCGGAGACGCGCGATGAACTGCGCGTCTTCATCAATCCGAAACTCGTGTGGCGCAGCGACGAACAAAAGGTCTACGAAGAGGGCTGCCTTTCGGTGCCCGGCATCTATGACGAAGTCGAGCGCGCCGACCGTGTTCGGGTGCGCGCGCTCAACGAAAAGGGCGAGGAATTCGAACTGGACGCCGATGGCCTGCTCGCCGTGTGCATTCAACACGAAATGGATCACCTCAAAGGCCGCGTGTTCGTCGAATACCTCTCGCCGCTCAAGCGCAATCGCATCAAGCAGAAGATGAAAAAGCAGGCCGTGCGCGCCTGA
- the fmt gene encoding methionyl-tRNA formyltransferase has translation MTLRIVFAGTPEFAQTALAAIDAAGFPVELVLTQPDRPAGRGMKLQASPVKRYAQAHDMPVAQPPSLRRNGKYPEEAAATIDQLRALSPDVMVVAAYGLILPQEVLDLPRYGCLNIHGSLLPRWRGAAPIHRAIEAGDAETGITIMQMDAGLDTGAMILREALPIAGDDTTATLHDRMAALGGKLIVEALQQLARDGRLSAEPQPDAGVTYAEKIAKHEAVLDWTKSAAALSRQVRAFDPFPGALGTVHATPVKLWRAGPVAGKPGTAPGTVLEVSADAVVIACGEGALRVTECQKPGGKRLPVREFLAGFALTPGDVFVSGEAQMR, from the coding sequence ATGACGCTTCGCATCGTTTTCGCCGGTACGCCGGAATTCGCCCAGACCGCGCTCGCCGCCATCGACGCCGCAGGTTTTCCTGTTGAGTTGGTGCTTACTCAGCCAGATCGGCCCGCAGGCCGAGGAATGAAGCTGCAGGCCAGCCCGGTCAAACGCTATGCACAAGCGCACGATATGCCGGTGGCGCAACCGCCGTCGCTGCGTCGCAATGGCAAGTATCCCGAGGAGGCTGCGGCAACCATCGACCAACTGCGCGCCCTGTCGCCGGACGTCATGGTGGTGGCTGCCTACGGTCTGATCCTGCCGCAGGAGGTGCTCGACCTGCCGCGCTACGGCTGCCTGAACATCCACGGTTCGCTGTTGCCGCGCTGGCGTGGGGCGGCGCCCATTCACCGAGCCATCGAGGCGGGCGATGCCGAGACCGGCATCACCATCATGCAGATGGACGCGGGGCTCGACACCGGTGCAATGATTCTGCGCGAAGCGCTGCCGATCGCCGGCGACGACACGACGGCAACGCTGCATGACCGCATGGCGGCGCTTGGCGGCAAGCTGATCGTCGAGGCTCTGCAACAGCTTGCGCGCGACGGCCGTCTGAGCGCCGAACCCCAGCCGGACGCGGGCGTGACCTACGCCGAGAAGATCGCCAAGCACGAAGCGGTGCTCGACTGGACGAAATCCGCCGCGGCGCTCTCCCGCCAGGTGCGCGCTTTCGATCCCTTTCCCGGTGCCCTCGGTACGGTGCACGCCACGCCGGTCAAGCTGTGGCGAGCCGGCCCGGTAGCCGGCAAGCCGGGGACGGCGCCCGGCACCGTGCTCGAAGTGAGCGCTGACGCCGTCGTCATCGCCTGCGGCGAAGGCGCGCTGCGTGTGACGGAATGCCAGAAGCCCGGCGGCAAGCGCCTGCCGGTGCGCGAATTCCTCGCCGGCTTCGCGCTGACGCCGGGCGACGTGTTCGTTTCCGGCGAGGCGCAGATGCGATGA
- a CDS encoding ArnT family glycosyltransferase: MSIAISSSSSRARTIYRLSAALLFAFLLTGLFDRDPWKADEPYSVGMVLNFFRGHDLIVPHVAADPFVEKPPVMYWTGAIFARLASGVLPVFDGAQLAVLAWLVVAVLCVGRLAQRLYGARDVNHAHGAATFQWLAPMLMVGSFGAIENIHKLTADVPQMAGTALALAALARLARAENAARRWGLLFGTGAGIAFLSKGLLVPGVLGLTALAVLVVPAYRTRRYAAALAWAVLAALPWLIVWPVLFWHASEPLFIEWFWDNNFGRFFGFVHLGGERKSYWNDLTSLIGLTFPAGWLALGALIAQLRDGGVRRFVGERPELAMLWLYVALFLLTLVVSSAIRDIYMLPLFPAIAVLGAGVRLPAWLEKTWSGVALVLMSVLGLFLWVRWGLQLTGHGHVAAGPIGKWLPLDYVLPFSPGLVLAAVGVAALWAAAIVHRRQLGALVFGFAGLMFVWGTLSTLLLPWVNEARSYRVPFAALRAALTQHVPPTANACVGSFNVGESERAMLDYFIDLRPVQLPDLAQASRCGVLLVLDKAGARIDVPAGWREIWQGGRAGDTNERFRAFVVPGAAG; this comes from the coding sequence ATGTCCATCGCCATTTCTTCGTCGTCGTCCCGCGCTCGCACGATCTACCGGCTGAGTGCCGCACTGCTGTTCGCCTTCCTGCTGACCGGGCTGTTCGATCGCGACCCCTGGAAGGCCGACGAGCCGTACTCCGTCGGCATGGTGCTCAATTTCTTCCGCGGCCATGACCTGATCGTGCCCCATGTGGCCGCGGATCCGTTCGTCGAGAAGCCTCCCGTCATGTACTGGACGGGCGCCATCTTCGCGCGACTCGCCTCCGGCGTGCTGCCGGTCTTCGACGGTGCGCAACTTGCCGTGCTCGCCTGGCTCGTTGTCGCCGTGCTGTGCGTCGGCCGCCTTGCGCAACGGCTGTATGGTGCGCGGGACGTGAACCATGCACACGGCGCCGCCACCTTCCAGTGGCTCGCCCCCATGCTGATGGTCGGCAGCTTCGGCGCCATCGAGAACATTCACAAGCTCACGGCCGACGTGCCGCAAATGGCCGGCACCGCGTTGGCGCTGGCGGCGCTCGCGCGCCTGGCTCGCGCGGAAAACGCCGCGCGACGGTGGGGATTGCTCTTCGGCACCGGCGCGGGGATTGCGTTTCTGAGCAAGGGCCTGCTCGTGCCCGGCGTGCTCGGTCTCACGGCGCTGGCCGTGCTCGTGGTGCCCGCGTATCGCACACGCCGCTATGCCGCTGCGCTCGCGTGGGCGGTGCTCGCCGCGTTGCCCTGGCTGATCGTCTGGCCAGTGCTGTTCTGGCATGCGTCCGAGCCGCTCTTCATCGAATGGTTCTGGGACAATAACTTCGGCCGCTTCTTCGGTTTCGTCCACCTGGGCGGCGAGCGCAAATCGTACTGGAACGACTTGACGAGCCTGATCGGCCTGACGTTCCCCGCCGGATGGCTGGCGCTTGGCGCATTGATCGCGCAGTTGCGCGACGGTGGCGTGCGCCGCTTCGTCGGCGAGCGTCCCGAACTGGCGATGCTCTGGTTGTACGTGGCGCTGTTCCTGTTGACGCTGGTGGTTTCGTCGGCCATTCGCGATATCTACATGCTGCCGCTGTTTCCGGCCATCGCGGTGCTCGGTGCGGGTGTGCGTCTGCCGGCATGGCTGGAGAAGACGTGGTCCGGTGTGGCGCTCGTGCTGATGAGCGTGCTGGGATTGTTCCTATGGGTGCGCTGGGGCCTGCAATTGACCGGCCACGGTCACGTCGCCGCCGGGCCGATCGGCAAATGGCTACCGCTCGACTACGTGCTGCCGTTCTCGCCGGGCCTCGTGCTCGCGGCCGTGGGTGTCGCGGCATTGTGGGCGGCGGCCATCGTCCATCGTCGTCAACTGGGGGCGCTCGTCTTCGGTTTCGCCGGCCTGATGTTCGTGTGGGGAACGCTCTCGACGCTGTTGCTGCCGTGGGTGAACGAGGCGCGCAGCTATCGCGTGCCCTTCGCGGCGCTGCGTGCGGCGCTCACCCAGCACGTACCGCCGACGGCCAACGCATGCGTCGGCTCGTTCAACGTCGGCGAGTCGGAGCGCGCCATGCTCGACTATTTCATCGATCTGCGGCCGGTGCAGTTGCCCGATCTCGCGCAGGCGTCGCGCTGCGGCGTGTTGCTCGTCTTGGACAAGGCGGGTGCGCGCATCGACGTGCCGGCCGGCTGGCGCGAGATCTGGCAGGGCGGTCGCGCGGGCGACACCAACGAACGTTTCCGCGCGTTCGTCGTGCCGGGCGCCGCCGGCTAA